In the Wyeomyia smithii strain HCP4-BCI-WySm-NY-G18 chromosome 2, ASM2978416v1, whole genome shotgun sequence genome, one interval contains:
- the LOC129723765 gene encoding prominin-1 isoform X3 → MEPSESPIPQDFPEPVPSEAYIIPTLGLQQGTFVFSYLSIFLSYITPYDLPVVYCILELLRDAFHTRVSFLELIMEALKVESGYICVIAIFFLISLIPLCYTIAWGCSKREDDDINAGPTVDAIIQAEELSLEESLKCRRSFLSLSLQIIILLLIASIIAMFVTNEQIASSIDETPSVLRSSLADVETFLRDTEQQISFVILEGLKTTVDRIKSDLEGIDKLLGEPVQNHLSLFTGIEIIFESIMDISTSSNNLSRRISLLQETLARAAKISYEAEYRLDELQIQLSVLQRQCSYRDRPLCDTLKIKNFEESGLIEKIRKLQNDPVLSKLMTMGEAGKNSTMKILTQELTVARAIFRNYRTELKNATLVSREHISNHLEDFTNATFSSTTVLSATVNNLVGEVSKIGNFSDSLFDYYRDIGEVLWLTGLSATICTLLVTLILLGALSCGCCHADNKAGITLIIGAVIICIASIALSGFAMVEMLLGAHGHVFICNPLYDAPNYTILGKLIDKPGLIYPVEPPNGIIDKIVEVADPNRTFSINVSLANVINECERNKGSFSTFQLEGLINVSSIMNYRSYPHLESSIQAIAASEAPFIKFTAPIQTILEDMLTDSDVNLTAFRMDLTQLSPDKDVMTFIDQLQRVSAQIQDVATSSRMATLGSRAKRLQASLLQPLEHLRGDIVYHLTALELQLSPWAAQLNKSLNHLRGAQAYLDLESAAVCHNKSELFRNHLKGHFEAYRNHSNVILSDKCASCRPLFDIFDAMRVLFCHHIMDPMNGLWFSSFLCLFLWAIATTVSLLMSSTYRRLEVLSGKLQQTTSNFYGTTGSLRSDARGILHLQHQQQQYPESSSHWSTTQRPHMVSRTTTPVNVIPDIDRSNW, encoded by the exons ATG GAACCATCTGAATCACCCATCCCCCAGGACTTTCCGGAACCAGTACCATCCGAGGCCTACATCATCCCCACACTCGGGCTCCAGCAAGGAACGTTCGTGTTCTCCTACCTGTCGATCTTCCTATCATACATCACACCGTACGATCTGCCAGTGG TCTACTGTATTCTAGAGCTCTTGCGGGATGCCTTTCACACGCGGGTTTCCTTTTTGGAGCTCATCATGGAGGCGCTCAAGGTCGAATCGGGCTACATTTGCGTTATTGCgatatttttcctgatttcGCTTATCCCGTTGTGCTACACGATCGCGTGGGGTTGCTCGAAGCGGGAAGATGACGACATCAACGCGGGACCAACGGTGGATGCCATCATTCAGGCTGAAGAGCTGTCGCTGGAAGAGTCACTGAAGTGTCGGAGAAGTTTTCTCAGCTTGTCGCTGCAGATTATCATTCTTCTACTAAT AGCCAGTATAATAGCGATGTTTGTGACGAACGAACAGATTGCTTCGTCAATTGATGAGACACCATCGGTGCTGCGGTCGTCGTTGGCCGACGTGGAAACCTTTCTTCGGGACACTGAGCAGCAAATTTCGTTCGTAATTTTGGAAGGGTTGAAAACCACAGTTGACAGGATCAAGAGTGATTTGGAGGGTATAGATAAGTTGCTCGGTGAGCCGGTCCAAAACCATCTGTCGCTGTTCACCGGAATAGAGATAATTTTCGAATCTATCATGGATATAAGTACAA GCAGTAACAACTTATCACGGAGGATATCACTTCTGCAGGAAACGCTAGCACGAGCTGCTAAAATATCATACGAGGCGGAGTATCGCCTAGACGAGCTACAGATTCAGCTTTCCGTGCTGCAGAGGCAGTGCAGTTACCGCGATAGGCCGCTCTGTGATACGCTAAAGATCAAGAACTTCGAGGAATCGGGACTTATAGAGAAGATTCGGAAATTGCAGAACGATCCTGTGCTGTCGAAGTTAATGACAATGGGAGAGGCTGGCAAGAATAGTACGATGAAAATTCTCACACAGGAATTGACCGTTGCAAGAGCtatttttcgaaattatagAACCGAGCTAAAGAATGCTACGTTGGTGTCACGAGAACACATTAGCAATCACCTGGAAGATTTCACCAACGCGACTTTTTCGTCCACGACTGTCTTATCGGCCACCGTCAACAACTTGGTTGGAGAGGTGTCGAAGATTGGTAACTTTTCGGATTCGTTATTCGATTATTACAGAGATATTGGTGAAGTCCTGTGGTTGACCGGTCTTTCGGCAACAATATGCACGCTACTGGTGACGTTGATTCTATTAGGAGCGTTAAGCTGTGGTTGTTGTCATGCTGACAATAAAGCAGGAATAACGTTGATAATCGGAGCAGTCATCATCTGCATAGCGAGTATCGCACTTTCGGGGTTTGCTATGGTTGAGATGTTGTTGGGTGCGCATGGACACGTCTTCATCTGTAATCCATTGTATGACGCACCAAACTATACAATATTGGGTAAGTTGATAGATAAACCCGGACTGATTTACCCTGTGGAACCACCGAATGGAATCATAGACAAAATCGTAGAAGTCGCCGATCCAAATCGCACATTTTCGATAAATGTTTCGCTAGCTAATGTTATAAACGAATGCGAACGGAACAAAGGATCGTTTTCTACCTTCCAGCTGGAAGGTTTGATTAACGTGTCCTCCATCATGAATTACCGCAGCTACCCGCATCTGGAGAGTTCCATCCAGGCGATAGCCGCTTCGGAAGCTCCCTTCATCAAATTCACTGCTCCAATTCAGACTATTCTGGAGGATATGTTAACCGATTCGGATGTTAATCTCACTGCGTTCCGGATGGATCTCACCCAGTTATCACCGGATAAGGATGTTATGACCTTCATTGATCAGCTGCAGCGAGTGTCCGCTCAAATACAGGACGTCGCAACTTCATCTCGAATGGCGACCCTTGGCAGTAGGGCTAAGCGATTACAAGCTTCGCTTCTTCAACCTTTGGAACATCTTAGAGGAGACATAGTTTACCATTTGACTGCTCTGGAATTGCAACTTTCACCATGGGCTGCACAGTTGAACAAAAGCTTGAACCATTTAAGGGGCGCTCAAGCCTATCTCGATCTTGAATCGGCTGCGGTGTGTCACAACAAGAGTGAATTGTTCCGCAATCACCTGAAGGGTCATTTCGAAGCCTATCGAAACCATTCGAATGTGATCCTTAGCGATAAGTGCGCCAGCTGCAGGCCATTGTTTGACATTTTCGACGCCATGAGGGTACTCTTCTGTCACCACATTATGGACCCGATGAATGGACTGTGGTTTTCGTCGTTTCTTTGTCTGTTTCTGTGGGCTATTGCCACGACCGTGTCACTGTTGATGTCTTCCACTTATCGAAGGCTTGAAGTACTGTCCGGGAAGC